The following nucleotide sequence is from Psychroserpens sp. Hel_I_66.
ATCCAAATACAGAAAAACCGACAAACAAAGGGAGCACAGAGGTTTTTACGAAACTTCCAATATAGTTTGCAATTGGCACAGCCATTACTGTGGAAACAAACCCGTTAATTGCAGCGCCAATGCCTGCAATATGACCAAGAGGCTCCATGGCTAAAGATCTTAAATTTCCGAAGAGAAAACCAACAGCAAAGAACTGTAACAAGAAAAACGTAATCAAAATATGAATGCTTGGGTTCATTCCGTTGTGAAATAAAATCACATATAAAACCGAGACTACAGCATAAGCTATGGTCGCATAGTAAGCGATATTGAATGATCCAAAACGTATCACCAATCTGCTATTTGTAAATGTTGCAAATCCTACGGAAAAAGCGGTACTGGCAAAAATATAAGGAAATAGTTCTCCCAATTGGTATTGATCCTGAAAAATTTGCTGGGATGTGCTCAAATAGACCATAAAGGATCCAGTAATAAAACCAGAAACAAGCGTAAAAGCGATAGCTTCTTTATATTTTAAAAACTCTTTGGTGCCTGTAATAAATATGCTTGGAGAAAATGGTATTCGCTTTTCTTTTACAAGTGTTTCGGGTTGGCGTTTCCAAAACCAAAGTACGATGAGGAGCCCAATAATAAGATTGGCATTGAAAATCGCTTTCCAGTTAAAGTAGTCGAGAAGTAATTGGCCAAATGTAGGTGCAACTATAGGCACAAGGATAAAGAACATCACAATAATTGACAATACTTTTGCCATAAAATCACCACTATAGGTATCACGTGTCATGGCAATGGCAATTGTTCTGGGAGAGGAGAGCCCAATACCTTGGAAAATTCGTCCAATAATCATGACTTCAAAACTATTGGTGGTTACACAAACAATACTGGCAATCACAAAAGTTGTAAAACCAAAATAGACCATTGGTTTTCTTCCGAAGCTGTCAGATAATGGTCCAAAAACCAATTGTCCAAATCCCAGTCCCAAAAAAATCATGGTTATTAATAATTGATTATCTGCAGGATTTGTAACACCTAGATTACTGCCAATTTCAGGTAAAGCAGGTAATAAAGCATCAATCGAAAGAGCGACAATTGACATCAAGGATGCCATAAGTGCGATAAACTCGATCTTAAAAGTGGGTTTGTTTTGCATCGTGCAAAAATACGAGAAATCACCTACTAATGCTTCTCAAAAACTGAATTAACAAAAGATTGACTTTTAAAAAAATTGAAACTATTTACTAACGTATCTTTGCCGAATAAAAATATAAGATGCAGCATTTTAAAACTCCCGATACAACAGATAAAACCAAACAAAAGGTAACCCTTAAGCAAGCTTTTGCAACGATTATCTGGCCACGACGAAAGCTAGTATTTATAGGTTTGATTCTCATTGTGATAAAAAGTTTGTCAGGTTTAATTTTACCATGGCAAAGTAAGGTGTTGCTGGATGACGTTGTGCCAAGTGGCAGCACCAAAGATTTATGGGTGTTGATTACCATTGTAATTATTGCCATAACCGTTCAGGCAGTTACGTCGTTTCTACTCACAAAAATCTTAAGTGTACAAGCGCAATACCTTATTAGCGAACTTCGTGCACAAGTACAAAAAAAGGTGCTGTCATTACCAATAAGTTTTTTTGATAATACAAAATCTGGAGCGCTGGTATCTAGGATTATGACAGATGTAGAAGGTGTTAGAAACCTTATTGGCACAGGTTTGGTGCAATTGGTTGGCGGTAGCTTTACAGCCATCATTTCATTGATAATTCTTATAAAACTCAACGCCTGGATGACGCTTTTTGTGTTTGTTCCTTTATCTATCTTCGGAATAATCGCCCTTAAAGCATTTAAATACATTCGACCGATTTTTAGAACCCGAGGGAAAATAAATGCTGAAGTTACTGGTCGTCTTACAGAAACATTGGCAGGAGTTAGAGTCATAAAGGCTTTTAATGCCGAAGAACAAGAAAACAAGATTTTTGAGGTTGGAGTTGATCGATTATATCAAAACGTAAAGAAAAGTTTAACCGCTACCGCATTAATGACCAGTTCCTCAACCTTTTTAATTGGTGTTGCCACAACAGGGATTATGGGTATTGGAGGTTATTATATGATGCAAAGCGAAATGACGACTGGAGATTTTCTGTTTTTTACTCTGGTGCTCGGTTTTATGATTGCTCCAATCGTACAAATGAGTAACATTGGCAGTCAACTAACTGAGGCGCTCGCAGGTCTTGACCGTACAGAAGAATTAATGAACATGAATGCAGAAGAAGATGATATGAATAGAACGATAGAGCTCCAAAAGTTCAAAGGAGAAATTGAGTTTAATAATGTATCCTTTGCTTACGAAGAAGGAAAACCTGTATTGCATGATATCAACTTTAAAGCAGCATCTGGCGCTGTAATTGCATTGGTAGGAAGTTCTGGCTCCGGAAAATCTACA
It contains:
- a CDS encoding multidrug effflux MFS transporter, which gives rise to MQNKPTFKIEFIALMASLMSIVALSIDALLPALPEIGSNLGVTNPADNQLLITMIFLGLGFGQLVFGPLSDSFGRKPMVYFGFTTFVIASIVCVTTNSFEVMIIGRIFQGIGLSSPRTIAIAMTRDTYSGDFMAKVLSIIVMFFILVPIVAPTFGQLLLDYFNWKAIFNANLIIGLLIVLWFWKRQPETLVKEKRIPFSPSIFITGTKEFLKYKEAIAFTLVSGFITGSFMVYLSTSQQIFQDQYQLGELFPYIFASTAFSVGFATFTNSRLVIRFGSFNIAYYATIAYAVVSVLYVILFHNGMNPSIHILITFFLLQFFAVGFLFGNLRSLAMEPLGHIAGIGAAINGFVSTVMAVPIANYIGSFVKTSVLPLFVGFSVFGLLSLFVFLWMKRRRSLIKT
- a CDS encoding ABC transporter ATP-binding protein; translated protein: MQHFKTPDTTDKTKQKVTLKQAFATIIWPRRKLVFIGLILIVIKSLSGLILPWQSKVLLDDVVPSGSTKDLWVLITIVIIAITVQAVTSFLLTKILSVQAQYLISELRAQVQKKVLSLPISFFDNTKSGALVSRIMTDVEGVRNLIGTGLVQLVGGSFTAIISLIILIKLNAWMTLFVFVPLSIFGIIALKAFKYIRPIFRTRGKINAEVTGRLTETLAGVRVIKAFNAEEQENKIFEVGVDRLYQNVKKSLTATALMTSSSTFLIGVATTGIMGIGGYYMMQSEMTTGDFLFFTLVLGFMIAPIVQMSNIGSQLTEALAGLDRTEELMNMNAEEDDMNRTIELQKFKGEIEFNNVSFAYEEGKPVLHDINFKAASGAVIALVGSSGSGKSTIAGLSATFLNPGKGKITIDGEDLSKVKLQSFRKHLGVVLQDEFLFEGTIRENIMFPRPNATEVQLLAAVKAAYVNEFTDRFDDGLETLIGERGVKLSGGQRQRIAIARAILADPKIIILDEATSNLDTESEALIQKSLSELTKNRTTIVIAHRLSTIRKADQILVIENGKIVERGNHDELITSKGRYFDLYTYQAKI